Below is a window of Allorhizobium pseudoryzae DNA.
TGCGGAGTGTTCACTCTTCTGTCAAGGAAAGTGATGATTCGTGATATCGCAATGGTTGTGTCGGGGGTCCTGTCGCTGCGGCGCGGGTGTCGGCAGCCATGCGATCAAAATATCGGGAAACCCAGCTCTATGTTGACATTTTCCCAAGCCGCGCAGGTGGACTAGTTGCTGAGTATGCGAAGCTTTTCAGGCTTGATGATTTCTATGCTGCGCGCATTGTGAAGCTTGACGATGCCCATGTCGCGCAGTTTCGAAATCGTGCGCGAGACTGTTTCGATGGTGAGGCCGAGATAATCGCCTATGTCGATACGGCTCATGGGCAGGTCGATTGAGTCAGTGCCACCTTGGCGATCAGCCAGATCGACCAGGAAAACGGCTATCTTTTCCAGTGAACTTTGGCGGCCGACGACAAGCAGGTGCTCCTGAGCTCGAACCATCGCCTTCAATGCGACGCCAACCAGGCGGTCGTTGAGCAGGCCGCCGGCTGCGCGTTCGACGGTGGTCAGGCCTGTGTTCACCATGGCCTCGGCATAGAAGCTGTGGGTCTCAT
It encodes the following:
- a CDS encoding helix-turn-helix domain-containing protein, whose amino-acid sequence is MQTAASITQNSHLSPPPRARSQTHIRPVTFHAPDCVIYAQGQRSRSLYQIEYGAVRIYRLLADGRRQIVAFHLVGETFGFEINETHSFYAEAMVNTGLTTVERAAGGLLNDRLVGVALKAMVRAQEHLLVVGRQSSLEKIAVFLVDLADRQGGTDSIDLPMSRIDIGDYLGLTIETVSRTISKLRDMGIVKLHNARSIEIIKPEKLRILSN